A genomic stretch from Chryseobacterium sp. SNU WT5 includes:
- the lepA gene encoding translation elongation factor 4 — protein sequence MKNIRNFCIIAHIDHGKSTLADRLLEYTNTVTQRELQSQTLDDMDIEKERGITIKSHAIQMDYELNGEKYILNLIDTPGHVDFSYEVSRSIAACEGALLIVDAAQSIQAQTISNLYLALENDLTIIPILNKIDLPSANPEEVTDEIMGLIGCEYEDVLRVSGKTGEGVHELLEHIVNRIPAPVGNEDGPLQALIFDSVYNPFRGIEAYFKVVNGSIKKGQRIKFMATNKMYEADEVGTLKLKQTPKKEIKTGDVGYIISGIKDAREVKVGDTITTFEHGALEPIDGFEEVKPMVFAGIYPIESEDFEELRFSLEKLRLNDASLVFEPESSAALGFGFRCGFLGMLHMEIVQERLDREFNMDVITTVPNVSYHGYTKKDPDTMILINNPSEMTDPMIMDRVEEPFIKASIITKSDYVGPVMTLCIEKRGEIVNQSYLTSDRVELVFNMPLAEVVFDFYDRLKSVSKGYASFDYHPIGFRASKLVKMDILINGDMVDALSSLIHDSNAYYIGKRMCEKLRELIPRQQFDIAVQAALGAKVIARETIKALRKDVTAKCYGGDISRKRKLLEKQKEGKKKMKQIGRVEVPQSAFMAVLKLND from the coding sequence ATGAAAAACATACGGAACTTTTGCATTATTGCACATATTGACCACGGTAAATCCACTTTGGCTGACCGACTTTTAGAGTACACCAATACGGTAACTCAAAGAGAACTCCAGTCCCAAACGCTGGATGACATGGATATTGAAAAAGAACGCGGAATTACCATTAAGTCACACGCCATTCAAATGGATTATGAATTGAATGGGGAAAAATATATTCTTAACCTAATCGATACGCCCGGACACGTAGATTTCTCTTACGAAGTTTCCCGTTCGATTGCTGCTTGTGAAGGAGCGCTTTTGATCGTTGATGCTGCGCAAAGTATTCAGGCACAAACAATAAGCAACTTATATTTAGCTTTAGAAAATGATTTAACGATCATTCCAATTTTGAATAAAATCGATTTACCTTCTGCAAATCCAGAAGAAGTAACCGATGAAATCATGGGCTTAATTGGTTGCGAATATGAAGATGTTTTACGCGTTTCCGGGAAAACCGGTGAAGGCGTTCATGAATTGTTGGAACATATCGTTAACAGAATTCCTGCACCAGTTGGGAATGAAGACGGACCATTACAGGCCTTGATCTTTGACTCTGTTTATAATCCTTTCCGTGGAATTGAAGCTTACTTCAAAGTAGTAAACGGAAGCATCAAGAAAGGGCAACGAATTAAATTCATGGCGACCAACAAAATGTATGAAGCCGACGAAGTTGGAACTTTAAAATTAAAACAAACCCCGAAGAAAGAAATTAAAACAGGTGACGTAGGTTATATTATTTCCGGGATCAAAGATGCCCGAGAAGTAAAAGTAGGTGATACCATTACTACTTTTGAACACGGAGCATTAGAACCAATTGACGGTTTCGAAGAAGTAAAACCAATGGTTTTCGCCGGGATTTATCCTATTGAATCAGAGGATTTTGAAGAACTGCGTTTCTCTTTAGAAAAACTTCGTTTGAATGATGCATCTTTGGTTTTCGAACCAGAAAGTTCAGCAGCTTTAGGTTTCGGTTTCCGTTGTGGCTTCCTTGGAATGCTTCACATGGAAATCGTACAGGAAAGATTAGACCGTGAATTCAACATGGATGTGATCACGACCGTGCCCAACGTTTCTTACCACGGTTATACCAAAAAAGATCCTGACACCATGATCTTAATCAACAACCCATCAGAAATGACGGATCCTATGATTATGGATCGGGTAGAAGAGCCGTTTATCAAAGCTTCAATCATTACCAAATCCGATTATGTTGGGCCGGTGATGACTTTGTGTATTGAGAAAAGAGGGGAGATTGTTAACCAAAGTTATTTGACTTCCGATAGAGTAGAACTTGTTTTCAATATGCCTTTGGCAGAAGTGGTGTTTGATTTTTATGACCGTTTAAAATCGGTTTCCAAAGGATATGCGTCGTTCGATTATCATCCGATCGGTTTCCGTGCTTCCAAATTAGTGAAGATGGATATCCTGATCAATGGCGATATGGTTGATGCACTTTCTTCCCTAATTCACGACAGCAACGCTTATTATATCGGAAAAAGAATGTGTGAGAAATTACGCGAACTGATTCCGCGTCAGCAGTTTGATATTGCCGTTCAGGCAGCTTTAGGAGCAAAAGTGATTGCCAGAGAAACCATCAAAGCCTTAAGAAAAGACGTTACCGCAAAATGTTACGGTGGAGATATTTCACGTAAACGTAAATTGTTGGAGAAACAGAAAGAAGGTAAGAAGAAAATGAAACAAATTGGTAGGGTAGAGGTTCCACAGTCGGCATTTATGGCGGTGTTGAAACTGAACGATTAA
- a CDS encoding Rossmann-like and DUF2520 domain-containing protein: MKIVIIGSGNVAYHLAKAFHEQKVAVEQIFGRNDIDLKSISDELNIPYSTCNLSDADLYIIAVSDGSISEISKIITKENCLVAHTSGSLSKEHLLGDYRKASFYPLQTFSKSKKLDYAEIPFFVEAENDEDLKSLQKLAQSISEKVMTSTYEKRKYIHLTAVFACNFVNHLFARAKEISDSQEIPFGYFLPLIQETTEKISQLEPKLAQTGPAVRNDARVLKLHEELITNDEQLKIYKVMNESIKKMYEL, encoded by the coding sequence ATGAAAATTGTCATCATCGGATCGGGAAATGTAGCGTATCATTTGGCAAAAGCTTTCCACGAGCAAAAGGTTGCTGTTGAGCAGATTTTCGGCAGAAATGATATAGACTTAAAATCAATTTCTGATGAACTGAATATTCCCTATTCCACCTGCAATTTATCAGATGCAGATCTGTATATTATCGCAGTGAGTGATGGTTCTATCTCAGAAATTTCTAAAATTATTACCAAAGAAAATTGTCTTGTCGCTCATACTTCGGGATCGTTGTCAAAAGAACACTTATTAGGAGATTACCGGAAAGCCTCCTTTTACCCGTTACAGACTTTCTCCAAATCGAAAAAATTAGATTATGCTGAAATACCATTTTTTGTTGAAGCAGAAAATGATGAAGATCTGAAAAGCTTGCAAAAGCTTGCACAAAGTATTTCTGAGAAAGTGATGACCTCCACCTACGAAAAAAGAAAATATATTCACCTAACCGCTGTATTTGCCTGCAACTTTGTGAATCATCTTTTTGCAAGAGCAAAAGAAATTTCGGATTCTCAGGAAATTCCGTTCGGTTATTTCTTGCCGTTAATTCAGGAGACTACGGAAAAGATTTCTCAACTAGAACCTAAGCTGGCTCAAACGGGACCTGCAGTTCGCAATGATGCTCGGGTCTTGAAGCTTCACGAGGAATTAATTACCAATGATGAACAATTAAAAATTTACAAAGTAATGAACGAATCAATAAAGAAAATGTATGAATTATAA
- a CDS encoding RNA polymerase sigma factor: protein MKIQEAEIIELMSSEKSREKGVRLMMDAYQSRLYWHIRRFVVDHDLAQDILQDTFIKAYQNFHQFKQESQLYTWLYRIATNESLQQINKLKKMQKGEGDPTIYLQNLVAENVQPGADEIQILLQKAIQTLPEKQKLVFNMRYYEDLPYEEISQILEMSVGTLKTNYHYAKQKVEDYVKQNYTE, encoded by the coding sequence ATGAAGATTCAGGAAGCAGAAATTATCGAGTTGATGTCTAGCGAGAAATCCCGTGAAAAGGGAGTTCGCCTGATGATGGATGCTTATCAGAGTAGGTTATACTGGCATATTCGAAGATTTGTAGTAGATCATGATCTGGCGCAGGATATTTTGCAGGATACGTTTATCAAAGCCTATCAAAATTTCCATCAGTTCAAACAGGAGAGTCAGTTGTACACTTGGTTGTATAGAATAGCAACCAATGAATCGCTTCAGCAGATTAATAAATTAAAGAAGATGCAGAAGGGGGAGGGAGATCCAACTATTTATTTGCAAAATTTAGTTGCAGAAAATGTACAGCCAGGTGCAGATGAAATTCAAATTCTGTTGCAAAAGGCTATTCAGACCTTACCAGAGAAGCAAAAGTTGGTCTTTAATATGAGATATTATGAAGATCTGCCTTATGAAGAAATTTCGCAAATTTTAGAGATGTCCGTGGGAACTCTTAAAACGAATTACCATTATGCGAAACAAAAAGTAGAGGACTACGTTAAACAGAATTATACAGAATAA
- a CDS encoding tetratricopeptide repeat protein codes for MKKTLLFLLSIIVLNSCSSRKKTNDSAFMKGFFSYYNTLFNSKDALETELKNRDKSHKDDFYAPYIQLLTYEEEVAQTSFENPVQFSNQPTRPGNPNSNLDGPPGMPGGPPSDFNNNVKKGSSILEIAEAKALKAIANYSVLKNGEEKNKKIFDAHVLLAQSRIYQDKPLEALDALNYIFANMRKDKRIPLARIYQGWAYSKMGDFPRAEEVFADLKKKKIKKDYKKLLSIYYSETLLKAGKKQDAVNELEDAFVINKNRKLRSRIAFLRGQVLAKLGRNEEARESFAAAYKNANNFEFEVKSQIEIAKTFNGKENDYQGAKVYLEKISKKGTYSSRKNEFFYALGLMANNAGEKEDANEFFQQALKEKMSDPQVRGLTYYEIGKAYFEKSDYLSAGAFYDSSLAAMSYEPSKILLQEQSKNIKQVSANYYLIKKNDSILALTKMPENERVAYFNKYIENIKAKEDREQLAKRREERGKGFDTGEYSANSVFAGTTGGFQDFGNSKGSFYFANSGTIAKGQSSFKQIWGNRSLSDNWRTSSKTNSIEDLKNEVMGIATAPDPRRLEPSFYIEKIPTSTEEITGLKKARDTASLGLGRMYETFFSDTPLATKTLYDLADSQPEKDLKLQALYQIFAFNYEKNPAAADRAKQMILEEFPYTSYAEFVKNPRNKSFSQSTDDVMKLYAAAFTLYQQEKYEESKLVIANALQKFPKDALIPKFTLLNAFNTGKTAGKEIMILQLEQIALNYARTAEGEKAKEMLKYLKSDLSIQNVDHNGAPVIDTPSQPTMQTVDPLPEKTDHKVPISTETRNVPMLPKSPASNNSLPEIQSKKAKEEFKFK; via the coding sequence ATGAAAAAAACGCTACTATTCCTTTTATCAATCATCGTTCTCAATTCGTGTTCTTCACGAAAAAAAACAAATGATTCTGCCTTTATGAAGGGATTCTTCTCCTATTACAACACACTTTTTAATAGTAAAGATGCTTTAGAAACTGAACTTAAAAATAGAGATAAATCCCACAAAGACGATTTCTACGCACCTTATATTCAGCTGCTTACTTACGAAGAGGAAGTTGCGCAGACCAGCTTTGAAAATCCCGTTCAGTTCAGCAATCAGCCAACAAGACCTGGAAATCCTAACTCCAATTTAGATGGGCCACCAGGTATGCCAGGAGGGCCACCTTCAGATTTTAACAATAACGTCAAAAAGGGGTCTTCAATTTTAGAAATTGCAGAAGCAAAAGCATTAAAAGCAATTGCTAATTATTCTGTATTGAAAAATGGCGAAGAAAAAAATAAGAAGATTTTTGATGCTCATGTTTTATTAGCACAGTCTCGTATTTATCAAGATAAACCATTGGAAGCGCTTGATGCTTTGAATTATATCTTTGCGAATATGAGAAAAGATAAAAGAATTCCATTAGCTAGAATTTATCAAGGTTGGGCTTACTCAAAAATGGGTGATTTCCCTCGTGCTGAAGAAGTATTTGCAGATTTGAAAAAAAAGAAGATTAAGAAAGATTATAAAAAACTTTTGAGCATTTACTACTCAGAAACACTATTAAAAGCAGGGAAGAAGCAAGATGCTGTTAATGAATTAGAAGATGCCTTTGTCATTAATAAAAACCGTAAGCTGAGAAGTAGGATTGCTTTTTTAAGAGGTCAAGTTCTAGCGAAACTGGGTAGAAATGAAGAAGCAAGAGAAAGTTTTGCGGCGGCATATAAAAATGCCAATAACTTTGAATTTGAAGTGAAATCGCAAATTGAAATTGCAAAAACCTTTAACGGAAAAGAGAACGATTACCAAGGAGCTAAAGTCTATTTAGAAAAAATCAGTAAAAAAGGAACGTATAGTTCCCGAAAAAACGAATTTTTCTATGCGTTAGGTCTAATGGCTAATAATGCAGGGGAAAAAGAGGACGCTAACGAGTTTTTTCAACAAGCGCTGAAAGAAAAAATGTCTGATCCGCAAGTTCGGGGATTGACTTATTATGAAATTGGAAAAGCTTATTTCGAAAAAAGCGACTACCTTTCTGCTGGTGCATTCTACGATTCGTCACTTGCTGCAATGTCTTATGAACCTTCAAAAATATTACTACAAGAACAGTCTAAAAATATCAAACAAGTTTCTGCGAATTATTACTTAATCAAAAAGAATGACAGTATTCTGGCATTAACTAAAATGCCTGAAAATGAAAGAGTTGCCTATTTCAATAAATACATTGAGAATATAAAAGCAAAAGAGGACCGGGAACAGTTAGCAAAAAGAAGAGAGGAAAGAGGAAAAGGTTTTGATACCGGAGAATATTCTGCTAACTCTGTTTTTGCTGGAACTACTGGTGGTTTTCAAGATTTCGGAAATTCAAAAGGAAGTTTTTATTTTGCTAATTCAGGAACTATTGCAAAGGGCCAATCGAGTTTTAAACAAATTTGGGGAAATCGCTCCTTAAGTGATAACTGGCGGACTTCTTCTAAAACAAATTCCATAGAAGATCTTAAAAATGAAGTGATGGGAATTGCGACCGCACCCGATCCAAGAAGATTAGAACCCAGCTTTTATATAGAAAAAATCCCAACAAGTACCGAAGAAATTACTGGTTTGAAAAAGGCGCGCGATACAGCTTCTTTAGGCTTAGGCCGCATGTATGAAACTTTTTTTTCAGACACTCCGCTGGCTACAAAAACACTATACGACCTGGCAGATTCACAACCGGAAAAGGATTTAAAACTCCAGGCTCTATATCAGATATTTGCCTTTAATTATGAGAAGAACCCCGCTGCAGCTGATCGCGCAAAACAAATGATTTTAGAGGAATTTCCGTATACTTCGTACGCAGAATTTGTTAAAAATCCACGGAATAAATCATTTTCACAATCGACGGACGACGTAATGAAATTATATGCGGCAGCTTTTACTTTGTACCAACAGGAAAAATATGAAGAGAGTAAATTGGTCATTGCAAATGCATTACAAAAATTTCCAAAAGATGCATTAATTCCGAAGTTTACGCTTTTAAATGCTTTTAATACTGGAAAAACTGCTGGTAAAGAAATTATGATCCTACAATTGGAACAAATTGCATTAAATTACGCTCGTACAGCTGAAGGCGAAAAAGCAAAGGAAATGTTGAAATATCTAAAAAGTGACCTCTCCATTCAGAATGTAGATCATAATGGAGCTCCAGTTATTGATACACCTTCGCAGCCGACGATGCAAACTGTTGATCCTTTACCAGAAAAAACTGATCATAAAGTCCCAATTTCCACGGAAACACGTAATGTTCCAATGCTACCAAAATCTCCAGCTTCTAATAACTCGTTGCCAGAGATCCAAAGTAAAAAAGCGAAAGAAGAATTTAAATTTAAATAA
- the tsaB gene encoding tRNA (adenosine(37)-N6)-threonylcarbamoyltransferase complex dimerization subunit type 1 TsaB produces the protein MKILHLETSSKNCSVAISDGEELLCLCEEVSENYKQSESLHTFVQWALEGAELSLQEIDAISLGKGPGSYTGLRIGSSSAKGFCYGLKIPLIAINSLYTMIEPFLGQNYDLIIPMIDARRMEVYAAVYDGNSGHLISETEAKILDEQSFIEYQDKKVLLVGDGALKAKELLQLSSADFNHTVYPSAKFLIKDAVKKYKHEDFEDIAYFEPFYLKEFQGVKKK, from the coding sequence ATGAAAATTCTACATCTTGAAACCTCTTCCAAAAACTGTTCTGTAGCTATTTCTGATGGTGAGGAATTATTATGTCTTTGCGAAGAAGTTTCAGAAAACTATAAGCAATCTGAAAGTTTGCACACCTTTGTACAGTGGGCTTTGGAAGGTGCAGAGCTGTCTTTACAGGAAATTGATGCTATTTCTTTAGGTAAAGGGCCTGGATCGTATACAGGCCTGCGAATAGGATCATCGTCGGCTAAAGGCTTTTGCTACGGTTTGAAGATACCATTGATTGCAATTAATTCATTATATACGATGATAGAGCCTTTTTTAGGTCAAAACTATGATCTTATAATCCCAATGATCGATGCGAGAAGAATGGAAGTTTATGCTGCTGTTTATGACGGAAATTCAGGTCATTTAATTAGTGAAACAGAAGCTAAAATATTAGATGAGCAATCCTTTATAGAATATCAGGATAAAAAAGTTCTTTTAGTAGGTGATGGTGCGCTAAAGGCCAAGGAACTGCTTCAACTTTCTTCAGCAGATTTTAATCATACAGTTTATCCTTCTGCTAAGTTCCTTATTAAAGATGCGGTCAAAAAATATAAGCATGAAGATTTTGAAGACATTGCTTATTTCGAACCTTTTTATCTGAAAGAGTTTCAAGGAGTCAAAAAAAAATAA
- a CDS encoding SDR family NAD(P)-dependent oxidoreductase, translating to MKTVLITGATSGIGKATAELLAKQNYRLILCGRRTEVLEQLKSELSAHTEIFSLNFDQRYYEEVANAFDSLPVDWKNIDILINNAGNAHGLESLAEGSVEDWDNMMDGNVKGVLYVSKMVIPNMKKANSGHIVNISSVAARQTYANGVVYCASKRAVDVISEGMRLELTEFGIKVTNVQPGAVETDFSKVRFKGDEERAETVYQGYEALKAEDVADSIAYCINAPKHVMISDLTIYPSAQSEPRTIHRK from the coding sequence ATGAAAACAGTACTCATCACTGGTGCGACTTCCGGAATAGGAAAAGCCACCGCAGAATTATTAGCTAAACAAAATTACCGACTGATTCTCTGCGGACGAAGAACAGAAGTTTTAGAACAGTTGAAATCCGAACTTTCAGCCCATACCGAAATTTTTAGTTTAAACTTTGATCAAAGGTATTACGAAGAAGTTGCTAATGCATTTGATTCGCTACCCGTAGACTGGAAAAATATCGACATTTTAATAAATAATGCGGGGAATGCTCATGGATTGGAATCTCTTGCAGAAGGTTCAGTTGAAGATTGGGACAATATGATGGATGGAAACGTTAAAGGAGTACTCTATGTTTCAAAAATGGTTATTCCAAATATGAAGAAGGCCAACTCCGGACATATTGTAAACATTTCGTCTGTAGCCGCGAGGCAAACCTATGCGAACGGGGTCGTTTATTGTGCTTCAAAAAGAGCCGTAGATGTAATTTCTGAAGGAATGCGTTTGGAATTAACAGAGTTTGGGATCAAAGTCACCAATGTTCAGCCAGGTGCCGTGGAAACTGATTTTTCAAAAGTACGATTTAAAGGTGATGAGGAAAGAGCTGAAACGGTGTACCAGGGTTACGAAGCATTAAAAGCCGAAGATGTTGCGGATTCAATTGCATATTGTATAAATGCGCCGAAACACGTAATGATTTCTGATCTTACGATTTATCCAAGTGCCCAAAGTGAACCCAGAACCATTCACCGTAAGTAG
- a CDS encoding KdsC family phosphatase, protein MNYKTKLKDIKGFVFDVDGVFTDGSVYLMPDKSMCRVMNVLDGYAVVKARSHQYPICVITGGDDPAVRHRINYLGIIDYYAKVGNKLEKFEEFKQKYHLKNEEILTMGDDVPDFEMMKISGISACPENSVAEIKLIADYISPIQGGKGAVRDVIEQVMKVQGKWMLDETKST, encoded by the coding sequence ATGAATTATAAAACTAAATTAAAAGATATAAAAGGATTTGTGTTTGATGTTGATGGTGTCTTTACAGATGGCAGTGTTTATTTGATGCCCGATAAAAGCATGTGTAGAGTGATGAATGTACTCGATGGTTATGCGGTGGTAAAAGCCAGAAGTCACCAATATCCCATTTGCGTGATTACAGGCGGTGATGATCCTGCGGTGCGCCACAGAATCAATTACTTAGGAATTATAGACTATTATGCGAAAGTAGGTAACAAACTTGAAAAATTTGAAGAATTTAAACAAAAATATCACCTTAAAAACGAGGAAATTCTTACCATGGGCGATGATGTTCCAGATTTTGAAATGATGAAAATATCTGGAATTTCGGCATGTCCTGAGAACTCTGTTGCAGAAATTAAATTGATAGCAGATTATATCTCCCCGATTCAGGGAGGAAAGGGCGCGGTGCGGGATGTCATTGAGCAAGTCATGAAAGTACAAGGAAAATGGATGCTAGATGAAACAAAAAGCACATAA
- a CDS encoding Maf family nucleotide pyrophosphatase yields the protein MKILLASNSPRRKELLQSLGFDFTVVSVDCDEVFPPNLEIKEVAGYLSELKSNAFRPLEIDELLITADTIVAIDNEILGKPKDIMDAKEMLLKLSLKTHQVYTGVTIKSTNKTVTITDCADVEFDLISSEEACFYVENYKPFDKAGSYGIQEWLGMTKIKNIRGSFYTIMGFPTHLVYKIVNDFTQGSYQHKK from the coding sequence ATGAAAATTTTACTCGCCTCAAACTCGCCGCGAAGAAAAGAACTGCTACAAAGCTTAGGATTTGATTTCACAGTAGTATCTGTCGATTGTGATGAAGTCTTTCCACCTAATTTAGAGATAAAAGAAGTTGCAGGTTATCTATCCGAACTAAAGTCAAACGCATTTCGACCATTAGAAATTGATGAACTGTTAATTACAGCAGATACAATAGTTGCCATTGACAACGAAATTCTGGGCAAACCAAAAGATATCATGGATGCGAAAGAAATGTTGCTAAAACTTTCCTTAAAAACACATCAAGTTTATACTGGCGTAACTATAAAAAGCACAAATAAAACCGTTACCATTACGGATTGTGCCGATGTGGAGTTCGACCTGATTTCTTCAGAAGAAGCCTGCTTCTATGTCGAAAATTACAAACCTTTTGACAAAGCAGGCAGTTACGGAATCCAGGAATGGTTGGGAATGACGAAAATTAAGAATATTCGTGGTAGCTTCTACACCATTATGGGCTTTCCTACCCATTTGGTGTATAAGATTGTAAACGATTTTACACAGGGCTCATATCAACACAAAAAATAG